Genomic DNA from Polyodon spathula isolate WHYD16114869_AA unplaced genomic scaffold, ASM1765450v1 scaffolds_3026, whole genome shotgun sequence:
TTCACTGGACACAAAATACCAGAGTGCTCAAGTCTGGTGTTGCTTGTCTGCCAATGCTGTTGCTGCATCATGTTGCTTTGTATTGAATACAATGTGCCCCTACACAAGATATTAACACCTAAACTACAGGGTCTTCCCTGTACAACCTATAACATTGAAGTTTACTCTCTTGCAGGGTGCAAGATACCAAGAAGTCAGCAGTTGGCTTGTGGTCCACCTAATGTTGATCCACAACGGTGTGTGGCCAATGGATGTTGTGTGGATGCAAGAACTTCCCATTGTTACTATCCTTTGGATGGTATGGCTTGGTTTTACACTTTTGATATAGCACTGCTCATCTAATGAGCTGTCCAGAGTAACTTTGAACAGCTTGTATAGGAAAACTTTGAGGGTGGAGGAGATAATTGACCTGATTTCCACCCTTACTGTACAGGGGACTGGTCCTTCAGGTAAatggtttcattattttgtattaatggtTTCTCTGCTTCCTGCTTTTCAGCGTGCACTGCAGATGGGCATTTTGTATTCTCCGTATACCGCACCTCAACCAAGCCAGAAATTGATCCGAGCAGTCTAGTAATTGCAGGAAACCATTCATGTGTCCCTGTAATCTGCACTCCAGACTTTGCGGTCTTCAAATTTCCTGTGACTGGCTGTGGGACACGTGTCTTTGTAAGTTCACTCCTCCTGGGGTTTGGGTTAGTACTAGGACTTCTAGGCTGCAATGCTTTTTACAGCCATATGTTTAAGGGGGGTGTTGGGGTGCTAATCTACTGGCATGCCACTGGTTTTGGGCTGGCCAGGTTGATTACAATCCTCAACTGCTTCAGTGTTCTcactttgtaatcatttttttttctgtagactgTGGCGGAGACTACAATCTATCTTGCTGAAGTTCGTGGTTTGGTTCGGGGGATCCAGCAGATGTATGGACAAATTACCAGAGATGGCCCTTATCGGTAATTTCTTCTACATGCGCTTGGAACAGGCAGCTGCTTAACCCTCTTTCAGCATACTTTGCTGGTTGTAGTGGGTGGGGACCCCATGATCGGAGTTAAAGCCTTTATGGTTTTGTCATTGACTGGAATATCTGTGCCAACTGGTAACTAAATGGATTCTTTGTCTTCACTGTCTCCTCTCTGCACTACAGTTTCCATGTGGAATGTCGCTATTCTAAAGGAAACTTGGCCAGCATGGGTTACTTGGTGGTGAACCCATCGCCTCCATCAGCAGCCTTGGCTTTTGGCTGGCTTGGGGTTAGGTTAAGGATTGCCACAGGTAATTGAACATGATGCGTAACTTCTCCCATTTGGTCTGGTTTGGCATCATGTCTGGTAATGACTGCTAGATTTGACTGGCTCAATTTCCTCTTTCAATGGCTGGTGTGTTACCAATGATGCACCTCTCTTGCAGATGCCAGCTACACCAGCTTCTACCCACAGTCCCATCTGCCCCTGAGCGTCTTGCTTGGAAGCAAGGTGTATCTGGAAGTGCAGCTTGTGAACCCTCCTAACCCCAGTGTAGTTCTGCTGGTCCACTACTGCATCGCCTATCCCCGGTCCTCTCAAGCTGCCTGGGTGATCATCTATGAAGGGTGAGTATCCTGATTTGTCTCCCTTTGTCTGGACAAAAGCAACATGCCAGGGATTTGTCCAGCAGCAACTGCCAGATGTGACCATTAACCAGTTCAGCAACTGGTTAGGTGACTGGCTGCAAACATCTAAATTAAATCTTTGCAAGCTAGACTGTTGCAGCTGCTAGCATTACAATATGGCTACCATGCACTTCAAGCCTCCTAGTTGGCAGCTGTAGGACTCCCTTCTGAATTTCTCCCCCACAGTTGTCCAAACATCCTGGATTACAGCAGTGCTGCTGGCCTCCatgtcaaatacaataacatgccTGTATCCAAGCACACTCGACGCTTTGAAATAGAAATCTTCCAGTTCCTGGACTACAAGACCAAGCAGCGTTTGGATGAGGAAGTGAGTTTAATAGTGGTCCAATTGTATA
This window encodes:
- the LOC121311244 gene encoding zona pellucida sperm-binding protein 1-like, which translates into the protein MYGQITRDGPYRFHVECRYSKGNLASMGYLVVNPSPPSAALAFGWLGVRLRIATDASYTSFYPQSHLPLSVLLGSKVYLEVQLVNPPNPSVVLLVHYCIAYPRSSQAAWVIIYEGCPNILDYSSAAGLHVKYNNMPVSKHTRRFEIEIFQFLDYKTKQRLDEEIYFMCSTEVCSPERRVCNEGCFDGREMPVPTSRSAGGRCAGKPCPGKSNVDKRAAPGHAGFIAVSEGTFTLDEIVPHEQTEKHWTHFHGLLWLLGLLVLVSVIMLFLKWIGLQIVRS